TTACACAtaagaaaaaactagaaaataattattaaacagTTTCATACAAGATATAAACATAAATGAtgtaaaaaataacaacaaatttGTGGTTAGCTTGTAGGTATGCTTCTCTGTGGGAGAAAGTGGAACTGCTAGCAAAAGTGAGAACATAAGAAAACACCGAGAAGTAGGAAAAAGTAAGACAAAggttttttaatttgcattagaATTTAATTATGCCCATATTTTGTTctaaatctttcaaaatttagAATCGATGTTATAAATATGAATCAGTATATTTAAGTAACAAAACCATTTATAAGTACTTTAGAATTAAAGGTAAAACTTTAACATATGAAtgttaatatacatatgtatgctaTGATCACATTTGAGTTTCAAAAATGCCCTGTAAAAAAAGgcaagacaatttttttttaatttgacagacagagatcacaagcagggagagaggcaggcagagagagagggaagcaggctccctgctgagcagagaacccgatgcagggcttgatcccaggaccctcagatcatgacctgagccgaaggcagaggctttaacccactgaaccatccaggcgccccaagacaagtgtttttattaccattttacaaatgaggaagttGAAAATCAGAATTTATGTCACTTGTTTAAAGTTACACCACTAGTAAGTACTAGAGACCAGATTAGCAACCAGGTCTTCTGCTTCCAATTTAGTGCTCTTCCATCACACTATACTTACTGAATAGCAGAAAGCTAAGAACACAAGAAATGAGGACTGAATGTTTTGATAGATATTATGTTTGATCTTCACCTCAAACAGGGAAAAAATGGTATAGGATAAAAGTGTAGATACTGCCAAATCTCAggtatgttaaaaataaatggatactAGTTAGATATATTATGCCTTAGAGgtcctctttctttttgttttgagtgTTTTCCTAAGGGGTTGCAGCATTAGAAGGGAAATAGAAATAACATACACATGGAAGATTCAGATAGAATCctttcatagcttttttttttcaccattatcatttattttctctgaggtAATGTGCCTTTTGAAACACAGAATGAAGGAACAGACCACACTTCGGCAAAAGCTTGCCCATGAATATTATATTTCAGCCTTAATCAAGTTGGTGTGTTTAAAGAACAATGCTTCCACTGTAATATAAAACCCGATGTAAACATCTCCTTGATATTTCTATCTACTTGCcaatagagaagaaaaagtacaaaataataataaaatacttgtAATTAACTTCCATGCGTAAGTGTGTGTCATAGAGCAAAATCTCTGATATAGTTACATAAATATAAGTACTTCCAAAACAACTTATAGTATCAACATTCAAATTTTATTCAAAACCCACTGTAGGTAGTTTTGATCCCAATAAGCCTGTAAAAAAGTAAaaccctttccctcttctttagataaattttaaattacttctGTTCGTATATGGGACTGTCAGTTGTTTGGTTCTTAAGGAAGAATTGTAGGGAGAGAATTCCCTGTAAGAACTTCAATAAGCAACAAAAACTCCATCATTCTCTTTTGAGGGCCTGGGTCAGGAGCAGAAGGAAACTGGACACAAACTAGCTTTTGACCAAGTTCATATTCCTCAATTTCCAGGTTGCACATTGCATGGAGTCCTTAGGGCCATTTGGCTGCATACTAGGGTGTTCTAGCACTTGAATATTCTGTTTTGGAGGAAATGGCCTTACTTTGCCTCGTCATTCAATACTACAAAGGAAGAGGGTGACAGGACATTTTATGTAACTCCTGGATCATTCCAGTTCTCATCTAACGGCACGCATGCAAAGGAATATGTTAGAGTGATTGGGGACTAATTGCTAATTTTGTATCTTAAAGGACTAGTTCTTATCCTTTGTGAAGCTTTTATTTGAGGGAAGAAACTTTGGTCTCAGATCCATTTTTTGCAATGCGAAGACAAAAATATTCTTCACTTTTCAGTGAATGATCAAAAAACTACTTATAATTTAGTTAATAGTTGTggactgaatttttaaaacttaaaatatcctTAGGACCTCTAACAGTGTGGATTCATAAATGAGATATATTTATAGGCATATATGCAGTTAAGTACTTGTAAATTATTAAtggaaatactcatttttttgtAGATAATTTGAGGTAATATttgtttgggaaaattttttcaATGATTTTCATTGGAAATGGGTTTAAATTATTCTCTAcatgtttcttctcctttttctggcAAAGAGCTCTTTTTCTTGGTGACATAAGTCACACTGGACAAGGAATGCTTTCTAAATGTAGACAGTCTTCTCCTAAAGCTCCcccctgaaaagaaatataagagaGGGTCAAAGCAACAATTTGATGCAGCCAGAGACAAGGTTATGACCACTGACTTTTGCATTCTAAGAACAGAATCACAAGGTTTAGTTTCATTGTGTAAAAAATGAAGGTGGATGGTGCGTTGAATATGATATGGCATGAAGCTAATCAAAAAGGCAGCTGTCACAACTGTGATCATTCCTACAGCTTTTTTGCGGCTTGATAGATTTTTCTTCAATGAATTTTTAAGTAAGGTTAAAATGATCATTGTGTAACAgacaattataataacaaaagGAATAATAAATCCAACAAACAATGACACATAATGCAAGaccaaaacataatttttagCTTGATTGTCCTGTGGAGGCTCAAAGCACTTGGTAttgtttttctcatctttgtAAGTTTTGGACATAAGAAATGGAGAACTGGTCAAAATCACAAAAATCCAAATGCCAACACATACAAACCTGGCTTTCTTCTGTGTAATCAAATTAATGTTCTGGACTGGAAAAACAATTGCAATACACCGGAAAAAGCTCATGGCTGTCATAAAGAAGATACTACAATAGAGGTTGACATACAAGGCATAGGTGCTGAGACGGCACAAAAAGTCACCAAAAAGCCAAATGCCTTTGTGAACATAATAGACTACACGGAGAggtagtgtacacacacacagtagaTCTGCTACTGCTAAATTAATCATGTATACTTGGAAAGCTGACTTCTTGTGATATGTTTTTATGAGGACATAGAGCACAAAGCTATTTCCAAAGAAGCCCACAACAGAGATCATAGAGTACACGGTGGAATACACTTGATTGCGGAAGTCATCAATAGTGTCATTGCATGTGTTGTTATTGGCAGAAGATAATGTCAGATTCCCGACTCCATCCATGTTTCTCTAGGACTGTCTCCTTGGTgcctaaaaaaatatatatatatacaaatacacacacacacacacacacacacacatatatccttGTCAATTTTTATTAGACAATAAATTACAGGGCttattaagatttcattttatattgtcattatatatactttttgacCACGGCAGGAAGCAGAGGTCGTGGGGCAATAAGGAGGGATTCAGCAGCACCTTGCTTCCTGGAGAAGGGTTTGGGTCCTATAGGCATCAAGAaaactcttttttcctccttttccaacCAAGTTTGTTTAATGGACTTCCTTCTAATCTTCAAAACCTAGCCAGGATa
This region of Meles meles chromosome X, mMelMel3.1 paternal haplotype, whole genome shotgun sequence genomic DNA includes:
- the CYSLTR1 gene encoding cysteinyl leukotriene receptor 1: MDGVGNLTLSSANNNTCNDTIDDFRNQVYSTVYSMISVVGFFGNSFVLYVLIKTYHKKSAFQVYMINLAVADLLCVCTLPLRVVYYVHKGIWLFGDFLCRLSTYALYVNLYCSIFFMTAMSFFRCIAIVFPVQNINLITQKKARFVCVGIWIFVILTSSPFLMSKTYKDEKNNTKCFEPPQDNQAKNYVLVLHYVSLFVGFIIPFVIIIVCYTMIILTLLKNSLKKNLSSRKKAVGMITVVTAAFLISFMPYHIQRTIHLHFLHNETKPCDSVLRMQKSVVITLSLAASNCCFDPLLYFFSGGSFRRRLSTFRKHSLSSVTYVTKKKSSLPEKGEETCRE